The DNA segment tcaactgttctgctgcggctatggaaccctgacctgttcaccggacgtgctacctgtccagactctgctgttttcaactctctagagacagcaggagggtAGGATACTcataatgatcggctatgaaaagccaactgacatttactcctgaggtgctgatttggtgcaactactgtgattattattatttgaccatgctggtcatttatgaacatcttggccatgttctgttataatctcaccgggcacagccagaagaggatggccaccctcatagcctggttccctaGTTTTCTTCtataggttttggcctttctagggtttttcctagccacctcttcacctgcattgcttgctgtttggggtttaggctgggtttctgtacagcactttgagatatctgctgatgtaagaaggtatataaaatacactgctcaaaaaaaaagggaacacttaaacaacacaatgtaactccaagtcaatcacacttctgtgaaatcaaactgtcacttaggaagcaacactgattgacaatacatttcacatctgttgtgcaaggaatagacaacaggtggaaattataggcaatggCAAATGgaggttctgcaggtgtgaccacagaccacttctcagttcctatgcttcctggtgatgttttgtcacttttgaatgctggcggtgcttcactctagtggtagcatgagacggagtctatacaaccacacaagtggctcaggtagtgcagctcatccaggatggcacatcaacgaagctgtggcaagaaggtttgctgtgtctgtcaggtagtgtccagagcatggagcgctaccaggagacaggccagtacatcagggacgtggaggaggccgtaggagggcaacaacccagcagcaggcctACCTCCGCTttggcaaggaggagcactgccagagccctgcaaaatgacctccagcaggccaaaaagtgtatgtgtctgctcaaacggtcaaacagactcatgagggtggtatgagggccgacgtcacaggtgggggttgtgcttacagcccaacaccgtgcaggacgtttggcttttggtgttctctggcagattggcaaattcgccactggcgcctgtgctcttcacagatgaaagcaggttcaactGAGCGAcagcatgtgacagacgtgacagagtctggagagccGGTGGAGaacttctgctgcctgcaacatcctcagcatgaccggtttggcggtgggtcagtcatggtgtgggtggcattttttGGGGGCCGCAGAGCtctcatgtgctcgccagaggtagcctgactgccattggtGAGAGAAGAGCCTAcagccttgtgagaccatatgctggtgcggttggccctgggttcctcctatgcaagacaatgctagacctcatgtggctggagtgtgtcagcagttcctgcaagggaaggcattgatgctatggactggcccgcccattccccagacctgaatccaattgagcacatctgggacatcatgtctcgctccaccaccaacccacgttgcaccacagactgtaaggagttggcggatgctttagtccaggtctggagagatgcctcaggagaccatcgcaccttcatcaggagcatgcccaggcgttgtagggaggtcatacaggcacgtggaggcacacacacacacacacactactgagctccATTTGACTTATTTAAGGACTATTactcaaagttggatcagcctgtagtgtggttttccactttaattttgagtgtgactccaaatccagacctccatggttgataaatttgttttccattgataatttgtgtgattttgttgtcagcacatctaattatgtaaagaaaaagtatttaataagaatatttcattcattcagattaggatgtgttattttagtgttcctttatttttttgagcagtgtacatttgatttgatttgtttgaggaattttaatttgagatttctgttttgaatttggcgcctgcactttcactggctgttgtcatatcatcccgttaacggattgcagccataattaaaactatagttttggcaagtctgttagaacatctactttttGACAATcattgacacaagtcatttttccaacaattgtttacagacagattattcacatACAGCatacattccagtgggtcagagtttacatacactaagttgactgtgcctttacacagcttggaaaattacagaaaatatgtatggctttagaagcctctgataggctaattgacatcatttgactcattttggaggtgtacctgtggatgtatttcaggcctactctaaactcagtgcctctttgcttgcatCACTggaaaaatcaaagaaatcagcaaagactcAGAAAAAAGATTACGACCtccaaccttgggagcaatttcaaacgcctgaaggtaatgttcatctgtacaaacaatagtagcaagtataaacaccatgggaccgcagCAATCATACGCATgcaaaggagacgcgttctgtctcctagagatgaacggactttggtgcaaaagtgtaaatcaatcccagaacaacagcaaaggaccttgtgaagatgctggaggaaacacgtacaaaagtatctatatccacagttaaacaagtcTTTATTGACATAactgggactggtgcacttcacaaatagatggcacatgaggcaggaaaattatgtggatatatgaagcaacatctcaagacatcagtcaggaagttaaagcttggtcgcaaatgggtcttccaaatggacatgaccccaagcatacttccatttgtggcaaaatggctttaaggacacaaagtcaaggtattggagtggccatcacaaagccctgacctaatcaTGTAGAAATTTATGGGCAGAATGAAAAAgcggtgcgagcaaggaggcctacaaacctgactccgttacaccagctctgtcagaattCCAAAATTCcacaattattgtgggaagcttgtggaaggctacccaaaacaattgactcaagtaaaaaataataaggcaatgctaccaaatactaaatgagtgaatataaacttctgaccactgggaatgtgatgaaagaataaagcttaaataaatctactattatttcacatttttaaaataaaggtgtgatcctcactgacctaagacagtacatttttactaggattaaatgtcaggaattgtatttttttataagaactacgttaaatgtatttggctaaggtgtatgtaaacttatgacttcaactgtacatgtaggtagaagtaTGAATACGCATTGAATAAAACAAGTAGCGtaaaagaaagggggggggggggggtatttgattactgttaagcagtcttatggcttggggtagaaaggACCTGTTTAGGACTTTTTTGGACCTatacttggcactccagtaccacttcccatgcggtagcagagagaagtctgACTTGCGTGGCTGGAGActcacaatttttagggccttcctctgacaccgcctggtatagaggtcctggatggcaggaagcttggccaaagtgaagtactgggccgtgcgcactaccctctgtagggctttgcggtcggatgctgagcagttgccataccaagcgttaatgcaaccagtcaggatgctctcgattgtgcagctatATAACAACttttgaggatccatgccaaatcttttcagtctcctgagggggaatgggcgttgtcgtgccctcttcatgactgtcttggtgtgtttggaccatgatagcttgttggtgatgtggacaccaagctcTAGActtgctccaccacagccccattgtgcttggccacgcagtcgcgggtgaacagggactacaggaggggccccaacgttgaggatcagcatggcagatgtgtagcctacccttaccacctgggggtgggcccatcaagaagtccaggatccagttgcagagtgagatTTTCTGTCGCGGGggccttagcttattgatgagctttgagggcactatggtgttgaacgctgaactgtagtcaatgaacagcattctcacctaggtgttccttttgtccaggtgggaaagggcagtgtggagtgcaatagagattgcatcatctgtggatctgttgKGGSAGTATGTGAataggagtgggtctagggtttctgggatgattgtgttgatgtgagccatgaccagcctttcaaagcacttcatggctacagacatgagtgctacaggtcggtagtcatttaggcaggttaccttagcgttcttgggcacagggacaatggtggtctacttgaaacatgtaggtattatagactcggtcagggacagtttgaaaacgtcagtgaagacactttccagttggtcaacACATGCtccgagtacacgtcctggtaatccatKtggccctgcagccttgtgaatattgacctgtttcaaggtcttactcacatcggYTATGGAGcgcttgatcacacagtcgtccgcaCCAGCTGGTGCTCTAATGCATGCTTCGGTTTCACTTGGCTCAAAGCGCACATAGAAATMATTTAAGTCGTCTGGTAGTCTCGTGTCAcagggcagctcacggctgggcttctcattgtagtccataatagtttgcaagccctgccacatccgactagtgtcagagccggtgtagtaggattcaatcttagcctgtttgatggttcgtcggcgggcatagcaggatttctttgaagcgtccgggttagagtcccgctccatgaaagcggcagctctaccctttagctcagtgcggatgttgcctgtaatccatggcttctggttggggtatgtccgtacggtcactgtgggtgcAACGTCACCAATGTACTGATTGATGAAgccgtgactgatgtggtatactcaatgccattggatgaatcctggggGATTCCGAGGCTGgaactcaggacctctgcctcaCTAGGTCATACCGAGGCTGgaactcaggacctctgcctcaCCAAGGTAgaccggggcggcaggtagcctagtggttagagcgttggacttgtaaccgaaaggtaaacttaaaaaggtaaaaatctgtcRttctgcccctgaacaaggcagttaacccactgttcctaggccatcattgaaaataagtaattgttcttaacggacttgcctagttaaataaaggtaaagtaaatattccagtctgtgcaagcaaaacagtcctgtttagcatctgcgtcatcggACCCCTTTCATATGGAGCGAGTCAACGGTATTTCCGGATTCAGTTTTTGTTCGTAAGCAGGAGGGTAGACTTATGgtcatttgccaaatggagggcgaaggagagctttgtatgcatctctgtgtgtggagtaaaggtggtctactgATTTTTTTATCCTCTAGTTGCACATGTTACATGCTGgcagaaattaggtaaaacagatttgttttcctgcattaaagtccccggccactaggagcgccgcctctggatgagcattttcttgtttgcttatggccttacacagctcgttgagtggggtcttagtgccagcatcgctttgtggtggtaaatagacagacacgaaaaacatagataaactctcttggtaaatagtgtggtctacagcttatcatgaggtactctatttcaggcaagcaaaacctcaaATATGAGatttcgcgcaccagctgttattgacaaatagacacaaacCACCACCTCTCATTTTACCAGAGGTAGCTAGCCTGTCTTGccaatgcacggaaaacccagccaactgtatattatccatgtcgtcgttcagccacgacttggtgaaacataagagatTACAATTTTGRTTGGATaatctcgaacggagctcatccagtttattctccaatgatttcATGTTGGCCTATATAATGgaagaggcgggttacccactcgccaacgaattctcacaaggtaCCCGGATCTGTATSCCCTGTATCAGTGCCatctcttcatgcgaatgacgaggatttgggcctggtccaaTTGCAGTAATAAATCCTTTGCGTCWgactcattaaagaaaaacatCTTTGTCCAGTTSgaggtgagtaatcgctgttctgatRTCCAGACGCTCTTTTCTGTCGTAAgaaacagtggcagaaacattgtgTGGTGTGTACCTTGTGCAGGCAGGTGTCCACCACAGCATTGCAGACTCTCTCCAGGTCGTCAAACACCTGTAGCCGGGACCTGACGAAGTCGCACAGCTCCTCGTTAGACATCACATCCCAGATCCCATCGCACGCCAGCACCACAAACTCATCCCCCTCCGCAGCAcgctccaacacacacacctgggggaGGAACACACACCTCAGCCtgagagatcacacacacacacacacctcaacaagGACAAAGAACTATAAGCTGTTCCAATCAACATGCTACAGTAATAAAGGCTTTTTAAAAACACACCTCTGGCTCTGGGCTAACCAGCTGTTCTGTGGGACCCTTCCCATCCACACACTTGTAGTCATagtcccccagggctctggaCACGGCCAGGGAACCATTCACCCTCTGGATCATCACTGACCCCCCTGCGTTCTGGATACGCTCCTTCTCTCTGGGGTTACACGGCTTGTGGTcctaaaagggggggggggggtcatatgtGCATCCCAAATAACTACTCATGACATGATCAAGATTAGAGATTCTGCACCTCACCCAGCTCAAACTGATCCCCTAAAAATATATGATTAATGTTACTATCGCTCAGTCTCTTCATCAATCCCACCCTCTCCCCTTACTCACCCTCAGTATTGTacctgtgtagtgtgtgtgtgtgtacagtattggACCATTATATATCTGGAGAGCTACTCttctgtaggttcactccaaccccagttgtaactaacctggttagGCACATCAACCAGCTAACTATTAGAGTCAGGTGCTCTAGACTAGAGTTTGAGTGATAACCTCCAGGACGGTTGCTATCCAGGAATAGGGTTGGAGAGTCCTGGTCTAGTGCGTAGTATTGTACCTGTGTAGAGAATCCAACTCGCCCTTCTCGGCTCAGCACGGCCCGGGAGTCGCCACAGTTTATGAAGTAGAGGTGGGAGGGGCTTAGCAGCACACCCACTGCCGTGGAGCCGCTGCGATCCAACCCATGCCGCAGGTCCGAGAAGTTGCGCATGTACTCGTCGATCCTCAGGAAGCCGGCGCGGATCCCATCCTTAACGCCCTCCACTGAGCCCATCCCCGGGGTGAACTCTGCCCCCCCTAACAGGATGTGCTCCAGCAGGTGGGCAGAGCAGTAGTTGGCGACGCGGGAGCCGGCGTGCCCGTCATAGACGGCAAAGAAGGACCAGTCGTTGAGGCCTTGGGGAAGGCCCACCATGGCAGTGTGGGCATCCTCCATCTCCACCCGCCAGCCCTGCATGCTACTCAGCCCATAGTGCAGCCCGTTGCCCTGGCCATGGGCCGTGTGCTTCTCGGTCTTAGGCTTGTCCAGGAACGCCCCCATACCTACACACTGCTGACAGACAGAGTACATAAGGTACATTATCAACATAGTCATACGTTAATATGTCAATGTTACCTTTAGGAAGTCTAGACACTTCGCCTTTATGTCCATGAGGTACAGGTTTTAGACTAACTTTTCCCACTGGTGCTACCATTTCCACTGGTGCTACAATTTCCACTGGTGCTACAATTTCCACATGTGCTACTATTTCCACATGTGCTACATTTCCACTTGGGCTTCATTTCCATGTGTGCGTCATTTCTCCACTGGTGCTACCATTTCATGGTGCTACGGTGCTAATTATTTCCATGTGCTACACGTGCTAATATTCCACTGTCTACAGTGCTAATAGTCACTTCTACTGGTGCTACCATTTCCACTGGTGCTTAATCATCACGCTAATTCACTGGTGCTACCATTCTCACTGTGCTACCAGTTTCACTGGTCTACCATTTCCACTGGTCTACTTTCCACTGGTCTACACTCCACTGGTGCTACCATTCACTGGGCTACATTTCCACTGGTGCACATGCTAATATCACTGTTGCTACAGGTGCTAATATTTCCACTGGTTGCTATGGTGCTTACCATTTCCACTGTGCTACCATTTCCACTTGGTGCTACCATCCCATGTGCACCATTTCCACTGGTTGCTACCATTTCCACTGGTGCTACCAATTCTCCACTGGTGCTACCATTTCCACTGTTGGCAATAATGACCTGACGTTTGGTTCATACAATTACTTTGTTCCtagtaatcatttatttgaacagtaaatctattgataaactgcgtaaatcaagatgtagcctaggcctattcacaATGCAGGTGAATAggctgatttcatggggctacagatgaaaAACAATTTTCCCTTTCATTTGTGACTTATTTTATTGTtgtgatcaacaacatttgcatagaagaagcaaTGTCTTCTTTTgtacacagtgagagagaagagacgcgAGGGAGACTTAAGGTGTCCGcgtgcttcccagccgaaacagttcggtGGAGTTCGTGGATATATTATGATGTTTTGGACTTTGGCAAGGTTTTTTTTTGGTTGTTCGGGCACGCAAAAAATATTCTGGAGGCAATCCGAAATTCTGAGGATAAATCTACACCCCTTCGtgggtgattggtcaacagtaaggATTATTCAATAAAgtctgttgtcattcaacgagagacgactcgttttcatgcacgtTTTTTCATGGCGAAATACtgcaaacatcttagttagatgtaaaattgcacgactaagatctcctaAGCAAAAACATAAAAACTCATGAAATCTGTCATTTTGACGAAGTTCATACtagctacggcgtctcaaaatgtTAATATTGATTTAGATTTCCCTCTGAAATKTAATTTAGGTGAGGCTGCTATTGGGTCA comes from the Salvelinus sp. IW2-2015 unplaced genomic scaffold, ASM291031v2 Un_scaffold2359, whole genome shotgun sequence genome and includes:
- the LOC112073773 gene encoding protein phosphatase 1B yields the protein MGAFLDKPKTEKHTAHGQGNGLHYGLSSMQGWRVEMEDAHTAMVGLPQGLNDWSFFAVYDGHAGSRVANYCSAHLLEHILLGGAEFTPGMGSVEGVKDGIRAGFLRIDEYMRNFSDLRHGLDRSGSTAVGVLLSPSHLYFINCGDSRAVLSREGRVGFSTQDHKPCNPREKERIQNAGGSVMIQRVNGSLAVSRALGDYDYKCVDGKGPTEQLVSPEPEVCVLERAAEGDEFVVLACDGIWDVMSNEELCDFVRSRLQVFDDLERVCNAVVDTCLHKGSRDNMSVVLVTLPGAPKVSEQALKKEEELDKYLETRVEDLLGGCGEEGVPDLVSVLRYIASENIPNLPPGGGLASKRSVIEAVYSRLNPHREEEGCDLEDHW